A single region of the Bacillus cereus genome encodes:
- a CDS encoding toxic anion resistance protein yields the protein MNNPVVLDSKTELNEQTAQDVRLQLRQDADVQRIYNAVDIKDQLELIELGKEPSMEISRFADQILHTMSLSKIEDSGELLKQLGKIMDRFDSKDFAEEKSGFFSRMFKKADKMIEQIFSKYQTMGREIDKVYVEITKYQDEMKKSIGTLDGLYEQNLKYYLDLEKYVVAGEMLLDRLNTELVPMYEERVRNNDQLAGIELESLKNSVEILEQRIDDLEKARMVALLTAPQIRMIQRGNNKLIGKINTAFITTIPIFKNGIIQAVNAKRQKLVADSMAELDRRTNELLKKNAQNIATQSVEVARLSGSSSIKMETLEETWNIISRGMQETQQIEEQNKREREESRKRMATLTENIKKELQG from the coding sequence ATGAATAATCCAGTCGTACTAGATTCGAAAACAGAATTAAATGAGCAAACCGCACAAGATGTGCGTTTACAACTTAGACAAGATGCAGATGTGCAACGTATTTATAACGCAGTAGATATTAAAGACCAATTAGAATTAATTGAACTTGGAAAAGAACCTTCTATGGAAATTTCACGTTTTGCTGATCAAATTTTACATACAATGTCTTTATCAAAAATAGAAGACTCTGGTGAATTATTAAAACAACTTGGTAAAATTATGGACAGATTTGATAGTAAAGACTTTGCTGAAGAGAAAAGTGGTTTCTTCTCTCGCATGTTCAAAAAAGCGGATAAAATGATTGAACAAATCTTTAGTAAATATCAAACGATGGGCCGAGAAATTGATAAAGTTTATGTGGAAATTACGAAGTATCAAGATGAAATGAAAAAATCAATTGGTACATTAGATGGCCTGTATGAGCAAAACTTAAAATATTACTTAGACTTAGAAAAGTATGTAGTAGCAGGAGAAATGTTATTAGATCGTTTAAATACAGAGCTAGTTCCGATGTACGAAGAGCGTGTACGTAATAATGATCAATTAGCAGGTATTGAATTAGAATCTCTGAAAAACTCTGTTGAAATTTTAGAACAACGTATTGACGATTTAGAAAAAGCACGTATGGTTGCTCTACTTACAGCACCACAAATTCGTATGATTCAACGTGGTAACAATAAATTAATCGGTAAGATCAATACGGCATTTATTACAACAATTCCTATCTTTAAAAATGGTATCATCCAAGCTGTAAATGCGAAACGTCAAAAGCTAGTTGCAGATTCTATGGCTGAACTCGATCGCCGTACGAATGAATTACTTAAGAAGAATGCACAAAATATCGCAACGCAAAGTGTGGAAGTAGCGAGATTATCAGGTTCTTCTAGTATTAAGATGGAAACGCTTGAAGAAACTTGGAATATTATTTCGAGAGGTATGCAAGAAACACAACAAATTGAAGAGCAAAATAAACGTGAGCGTGAAGAAAGTCGCAAACGTATGGCTACATTAACAGAGAATATTAAAAAAGAATTACAAGGATAA
- a CDS encoding ectonucleotide pyrophosphatase/phosphodiesterase, which produces MDKALTNHVIILSFDCLSALDFPILQKLPNFQTLINRGAIAKKVEPIYPSVTYPSHSTIVTGNYPNKHGVVSNTLLQPGRESPDWHWYRKSIKGTTLYDEARKANLTTAALLWPVTGRANIDYNLPEIFPNRPWQNQILVSLFSGSPLYQLDLNRRFGHIRNGLSQPELDDFVLASTVHTIHTKKPNVMFVHFTDLDTQRHYHGFESKETIAAIHRHDERLGKIIQALKDSDLYEESTIIALGDHSALSENKAIQLNVLFHQKGLISINSKGKLVDWKAYCQSCDGSAYVYVKDKNDTDTIRDVQLLLDELLQNKQNGIEFMLHDEAAKDCGADGNCLFMLEAREGYYFTENYIGDFIKEITEKDVTPSKKYTFGTHGYSPTKPNYETIFIAAGKGIKSGVTIPYMRLIDEGPTIARLLGLHLGETDGSIVEDLLQL; this is translated from the coding sequence ATGGATAAAGCATTAACAAACCACGTCATTATTTTATCTTTCGATTGCTTATCAGCTTTAGATTTTCCTATATTACAAAAACTCCCTAATTTCCAAACATTAATAAACAGGGGTGCGATTGCAAAAAAAGTGGAACCTATTTATCCTTCTGTAACATATCCAAGTCACTCAACAATCGTTACTGGAAACTATCCTAATAAACATGGCGTTGTCAGCAATACATTACTTCAACCAGGACGTGAGTCACCAGATTGGCATTGGTATCGAAAGTCCATTAAAGGAACAACTTTATACGATGAAGCACGCAAAGCAAATTTAACGACAGCTGCCCTTCTATGGCCTGTTACTGGAAGAGCAAATATTGATTACAATTTACCAGAAATCTTTCCAAATAGACCGTGGCAAAATCAAATTTTAGTTTCATTATTTAGCGGTAGTCCGCTATATCAACTAGATTTAAATCGTCGTTTCGGTCATATACGAAATGGACTGTCACAGCCTGAACTTGATGATTTCGTCCTCGCTTCTACTGTACATACAATCCATACGAAAAAGCCTAATGTTATGTTCGTACATTTCACCGATTTAGACACTCAAAGACACTATCACGGCTTTGAATCAAAAGAAACAATAGCCGCAATTCATAGACATGATGAGCGACTAGGGAAAATTATTCAAGCTTTAAAAGACAGTGACCTATACGAAGAAAGTACAATTATCGCTCTTGGTGATCATAGCGCTTTAAGTGAAAACAAAGCCATTCAATTAAATGTACTATTTCATCAAAAAGGGCTTATATCTATAAATTCCAAAGGAAAATTAGTAGACTGGAAGGCCTATTGCCAAAGTTGTGACGGATCTGCCTATGTATATGTGAAAGATAAGAACGATACCGATACAATTCGAGACGTACAGCTACTACTTGATGAACTGCTTCAAAATAAACAAAACGGTATTGAATTTATGCTTCATGATGAAGCTGCAAAAGACTGCGGTGCAGATGGTAATTGTTTATTTATGTTAGAAGCGCGTGAAGGATATTATTTCACTGAAAACTATATAGGAGATTTTATAAAAGAAATTACTGAAAAAGATGTTACGCCTAGTAAAAAATATACATTTGGTACACATGGATACTCTCCAACAAAACCTAACTATGAAACAATTTTTATCGCTGCTGGGAAAGGGATAAAAAGCGGTGTTACTATCCCGTATATGAGACTTATTGATGAAGGTCCAACTATCGCTAGACTACTCGGTTTACACTTAGGTGAAACAGACGGATCAATTGTAGAGGATTTACTTCAATTGTAA
- a CDS encoding TerD family protein → MASISLKKGQKVDLTKTNPGLSKVLVGLGWDTNRYDGQNDFDLDVSIFLVGANGKVSGAEDFVFYNNPKGANGAVEHLGDNRTGEGEGDDESIKIDLKNVPAHIERICFTITIYDGEGRSQNFGQVSNSFVRILDEEKNAELIRYDLGEDFSIETAVVVGELYRHAGEWKFNAIGSGFQGGLGSLCNNFGLDVE, encoded by the coding sequence ATGGCATCAATTTCATTGAAAAAAGGACAAAAAGTAGACTTAACAAAAACGAATCCAGGTCTTTCAAAAGTTCTTGTAGGACTTGGTTGGGATACGAATCGTTATGACGGACAAAACGATTTCGATTTAGATGTTAGTATTTTCTTAGTAGGTGCGAATGGTAAAGTTTCAGGAGCAGAGGATTTCGTCTTCTATAATAACCCAAAAGGTGCGAATGGTGCTGTAGAGCATTTAGGAGATAACCGAACTGGTGAAGGTGAAGGCGATGACGAATCGATTAAAATAGACTTGAAAAATGTTCCTGCACATATTGAACGTATTTGTTTCACAATCACAATTTACGATGGAGAAGGCCGTAGCCAAAACTTCGGACAAGTTTCTAACTCTTTCGTACGTATTCTAGATGAAGAAAAGAATGCAGAATTAATTCGTTACGATTTAGGAGAAGATTTCTCTATTGAAACTGCTGTAGTAGTAGGAGAGTTATACCGTCACGCAGGTGAGTGGAAATTCAATGCAATCGGAAGTGGATTCCAAGGTGGATTAGGTTCTCTATGTAATAACTTTGGTTTAGATGTAGAGTAA
- a CDS encoding LPXTG cell wall anchor domain-containing protein, which yields MTKIFILASTLSLSFFSGLNIGNAATENFSPVTNAIVQNNDHLAEGNSKDNNKPPGNSGSQDDSGSGGNSSGGSGSDDNGSGGSGSGGNGSGGSGSGGNGSGGNGSDGSGSGGNGSDGSGSGGNGSGGNGSDGSGSGGNGSGGSGSGGSGSGGNGSGGSGSGGNGSGDNGSGGSGSGGNGSGGSGSGGSGSGGNGSGGSGSGGSGSSGNGSGDNGSGGSGSGGSGSGGSGSGGSGSDGNGSGGNGSGGSGSGGSGSGGNGSGGSGSGGSGSGGNGSGGNGSQGGNGSQGGNRVKGDSNSQGGGSQGGNRVKGDSSSQSDNGSQNGKVKDNSVKQGDKLPNTATHYPASILIGLSTFLIGMLLFIRRKNAK from the coding sequence ATGACGAAAATCTTCATTTTAGCATCAACACTCTCTTTATCTTTTTTTAGTGGTTTAAATATCGGTAATGCAGCAACGGAAAACTTCTCTCCAGTAACAAACGCAATTGTACAAAATAACGATCATTTAGCAGAAGGCAACTCAAAAGATAATAATAAACCACCAGGAAACAGCGGTTCTCAAGACGATAGTGGTTCTGGCGGCAACAGCTCCGGTGGTAGCGGTTCTGATGACAACGGTTCTGGTGGCAGTGGTTCTGGTGGCAACGGTTCTGGTGGCAGTGGTTCTGGTGGCAACGGTTCTGGTGGCAATGGCTCTGATGGCAGTGGTTCTGGCGGCAACGGTTCTGATGGCAGTGGTTCTGGCGGCAATGGTTCTGGTGGCAATGGCTCTGATGGCAGTGGTTCTGGTGGCAACGGTTCTGGCGGTAGCGGCTCTGGCGGCAGTGGCTCTGGTGGCAACGGTTCTGGCGGCAGTGGTTCTGGCGGCAACGGTTCTGGTGACAATGGTTCTGGCGGCAGTGGTTCTGGTGGCAACGGCTCTGGTGGCAGTGGCTCTGGTGGCAGTGGTTCTGGTGGCAACGGTTCTGGTGGCAGTGGCTCTGGTGGCAGTGGTTCTAGCGGCAACGGTTCTGGTGACAACGGTTCTGGTGGCAGTGGTTCTGGCGGCAGTGGTTCTGGTGGCAGTGGCTCTGGTGGCAGTGGCTCTGATGGCAACGGTTCTGGTGGTAACGGTTCTGGTGGCAGTGGTTCTGGCGGCAGTGGTTCTGGTGGCAACGGTTCTGGTGGCAGTGGCTCTGGTGGCAGTGGCTCTGGTGGCAACGGTTCTGGTGGTAACGGTTCTCAAGGCGGCAATGGCTCTCAGGGAGGCAACCGTGTTAAAGGCGACAGCAATTCTCAAGGTGGTGGCTCTCAGGGGGGCAACCGTGTTAAAGGCGACAGCAGTTCTCAAAGTGATAACGGCTCTCAAAACGGCAAAGTAAAAGATAATTCAGTAAAACAAGGCGATAAGTTACCTAATACTGCAACACATTATCCTGCTTCTATTTTAATTGGTCTTTCAACATTCCTAATTGGTATGTTACTATTTATTCGTCGTAAAAACGCAAAATAA
- a CDS encoding ROK family protein — protein sequence MKEYIAFDIGGTQIKYGIVSETGTVLKHKTAPTEIHLGGEQIIQKLILLSRKLMNEHTISGIGISTAGIVNIHKGVVTGGAEHIPNYATIPIIDRLQEVLQVPVSVENDVNCAALGEKWKGIGNGKRNFIMLTLGTGIGGAIFIDGELYRGHSFSAGEWGNMLIEGKQFEEVASISGLIRLVRKYKGESDWNGKTIFELYDKGDREVTQAVEVFFKHLAIGISNLAHIFNPEMIVIGGGITDRGNQFLKEVKEEVEKYLNKEIYNNCEIKLAQNGNCAGMIGAIYHFLHHHK from the coding sequence ATGAAAGAATATATTGCATTTGATATTGGTGGTACACAAATTAAATATGGAATTGTTTCAGAAACAGGAACAGTACTAAAGCATAAAACAGCTCCAACAGAAATTCATTTGGGTGGGGAACAAATCATTCAAAAACTTATTCTTCTATCCCGAAAATTAATGAATGAACATACGATTTCGGGAATTGGCATTAGTACTGCGGGAATTGTTAATATTCATAAAGGAGTTGTAACGGGAGGGGCGGAGCATATTCCGAACTACGCGACTATTCCTATTATTGATAGATTGCAAGAGGTATTACAAGTTCCTGTGTCCGTTGAAAATGATGTGAATTGTGCAGCTTTGGGTGAGAAGTGGAAAGGTATTGGAAACGGAAAAAGAAATTTTATTATGCTTACTCTTGGAACTGGTATTGGAGGAGCGATTTTTATAGATGGAGAGTTATACAGGGGACATTCTTTTAGTGCTGGTGAATGGGGAAATATGTTAATAGAAGGAAAGCAGTTTGAAGAGGTCGCTTCCATTTCAGGGTTAATTCGTCTTGTGCGAAAATACAAAGGGGAAAGTGATTGGAATGGAAAAACAATTTTCGAATTGTATGATAAAGGAGATAGGGAAGTTACGCAAGCAGTTGAGGTTTTCTTTAAACATTTAGCGATTGGAATTAGTAACCTTGCTCATATTTTTAATCCAGAAATGATTGTTATAGGTGGCGGAATTACTGATAGAGGAAATCAGTTCTTAAAAGAAGTAAAAGAAGAGGTAGAAAAATATTTAAACAAAGAGATTTATAATAATTGTGAGATTAAACTTGCACAAAACGGTAATTGTGCAGGAATGATTGGTGCTATTTACCACTTCTTACATCATCATAAGTAA
- a CDS encoding YesK-like family protein has protein sequence MDWLDGFGIFYIIGGITIILVFAISYLLKKRFPNKQFDIIFALSLILLCLASFPVTMMVIGGWEGMGYGFIGFFVLLGTLIGMIAHQLVKITRKSYV, from the coding sequence ATGGATTGGCTAGATGGATTTGGTATCTTTTATATCATTGGCGGAATTACGATTATCCTTGTATTTGCTATTTCGTATTTACTAAAGAAACGGTTTCCAAACAAACAGTTCGATATTATATTTGCACTTAGTTTAATACTTCTTTGCTTAGCATCCTTTCCGGTTACAATGATGGTAATTGGTGGATGGGAAGGAATGGGATATGGATTTATTGGTTTCTTCGTTCTACTTGGTACACTTATCGGTATGATTGCACATCAACTTGTAAAAATCACGAGAAAAAGCTACGTATAA
- a CDS encoding TerD family protein produces MPIILEKGQKIDLTKGQPKVAKLQVGLGWDPIGQSGGFLSSLFGSKPNVDCDASVVMLEGDRFLNKNDLVYFGNKLSTCGSIIHSGDNLTGEGAGDDETIFVELHKVPSRINRLVFVVNIYDCVNRRQDFGMIRNAYIRIQNPQTGEELARYNLSDNYAGKTTLIAGEMYRHGSEWKFSAVGEGTQDKNLSEIVSRYQ; encoded by the coding sequence ATGCCTATTATTTTAGAAAAAGGTCAAAAAATCGATTTAACGAAAGGACAACCAAAAGTAGCAAAACTACAGGTTGGCTTAGGCTGGGATCCAATTGGGCAATCAGGTGGGTTTCTGTCTTCATTATTTGGAAGTAAACCAAATGTAGATTGTGATGCATCTGTTGTTATGTTAGAAGGGGATCGTTTTTTAAACAAAAACGATTTAGTTTACTTCGGAAACAAACTTTCTACTTGTGGTAGTATTATTCATTCAGGAGATAATTTAACAGGTGAAGGCGCTGGTGATGACGAAACAATTTTCGTAGAATTACATAAAGTTCCGAGCCGTATTAATCGTTTAGTATTCGTTGTAAATATTTATGACTGTGTAAATCGTCGTCAAGATTTCGGGATGATTCGTAATGCATATATTCGCATTCAAAACCCGCAAACTGGTGAAGAATTAGCACGCTATAATTTATCGGATAATTATGCTGGCAAAACGACTCTAATTGCAGGTGAAATGTATCGCCACGGAAGTGAATGGAAGTTTTCAGCTGTTGGAGAAGGTACACAAGATAAAAACTTAAGTGAGATTGTATCACGTTATCAATAA
- the proS gene encoding proline--tRNA ligase, with the protein MAKEQVQAITKMEEDFAQWYTDIVKKAELVDYSSVKGCMILRPYGYALWENMQKVMGEKLKATGHENVYMPMFIPESLLQKEKDHVEGFAPEVAWVTHGGDERLAERLCVRPTSETLFCEHFSKIVQSYNDLPKLYNQWCSVVRWEKTTRPFLRTTEFLWQEGHTIHETAEESQNETLNILNLYAAFCEDYLAIPVIKGQKTEKEKFAGAKATYTIESLMHDGKALQTGTSHNFGTNFSEAFDIKFLDRNGKWQYVHQTSWGVSTRMIGGLIMVHSDNNGLVMPPKVAPVQVVIVPIAQHKEGVLEKATELQGRIQNVARVKVDASNKTPGWKFNEYEMKGIPIRLEVGPKDIEKNQVVLVRRDTKEKEFISMDQLEERIPSLLEEIHHSLFNKAKVFRDESTYSVTNFEEMKKIADEKQGFIKAMWCGELACEEKLKEEVGVSSRCMPFEQEHLADECICCGKEAKQMVYWGKAY; encoded by the coding sequence ATGGCAAAAGAACAAGTACAAGCGATTACGAAGATGGAAGAGGACTTTGCACAGTGGTACACAGATATTGTAAAAAAAGCAGAACTTGTTGATTATTCAAGTGTAAAAGGATGTATGATTTTACGCCCGTACGGCTATGCCTTATGGGAAAATATGCAAAAAGTGATGGGTGAGAAGTTGAAAGCAACTGGTCATGAAAATGTGTATATGCCAATGTTTATCCCAGAGAGTTTATTGCAAAAAGAGAAGGATCATGTAGAAGGATTTGCTCCTGAAGTAGCATGGGTGACACATGGTGGGGATGAAAGGTTAGCGGAAAGACTTTGTGTACGCCCTACATCTGAAACGTTATTTTGTGAGCATTTTTCAAAAATTGTACAATCCTATAATGATTTGCCGAAGCTATATAATCAGTGGTGTTCAGTAGTTCGTTGGGAGAAAACAACGCGACCATTCCTTCGTACGACTGAATTTTTATGGCAAGAGGGTCATACAATTCATGAAACAGCAGAGGAATCTCAAAATGAAACATTAAATATTTTAAATTTGTATGCTGCTTTTTGTGAAGATTACCTAGCCATTCCAGTTATTAAGGGGCAAAAAACAGAAAAAGAAAAGTTTGCCGGAGCGAAGGCAACTTATACGATTGAAAGCTTAATGCATGATGGAAAAGCACTTCAAACAGGAACATCTCATAACTTTGGGACGAACTTCTCAGAAGCATTTGATATTAAGTTTTTAGATCGTAACGGTAAATGGCAATATGTACACCAAACATCTTGGGGTGTATCAACAAGGATGATAGGTGGACTGATTATGGTTCATAGTGATAACAATGGGCTTGTAATGCCACCAAAAGTTGCTCCAGTGCAAGTTGTTATCGTACCGATTGCGCAGCATAAAGAAGGTGTGTTAGAAAAGGCAACAGAGTTACAAGGGCGTATTCAAAACGTTGCACGTGTAAAAGTAGATGCTAGCAATAAAACACCTGGTTGGAAATTTAATGAGTATGAAATGAAGGGAATTCCAATCCGATTAGAAGTTGGTCCAAAGGATATTGAAAAGAATCAAGTCGTACTTGTAAGAAGAGATACGAAGGAAAAAGAGTTTATATCAATGGATCAATTAGAAGAACGCATTCCATCATTACTTGAGGAGATTCATCATTCTTTATTTAATAAAGCAAAAGTATTTAGAGATGAGAGTACTTATAGTGTGACGAATTTCGAAGAGATGAAAAAAATAGCTGATGAAAAACAAGGTTTTATTAAAGCAATGTGGTGCGGAGAACTAGCTTGTGAAGAAAAATTAAAAGAAGAAGTTGGAGTATCTTCACGCTGTATGCCTTTTGAGCAAGAGCATTTAGCTGACGAATGTATTTGTTGTGGTAAAGAAGCTAAGCAAATGGTGTATTGGGGAAAAGCGTATTAA
- a CDS encoding YceG family protein: MFSRFTLQPCALKEESDLKQFEALLEKRPQYELTENEMKFSYIATRILGVPNDVDEYFNELFDYSEAKGIEVLHERNLNKVIDPEKLRHIQEVFTLHQEAPNGLTVNRLVAHLSGKQLLPQVDNPDLQHYIHTTFISVLKLYEKQHNQSLKTEGFRRFLIDMIKLSENYVAKWFSTINYKKQMPRIVWYGDAQESRIYFLYFLIMLGCDVLYYHPEGKDGFEIIDEEGRTFIVSHPGRISLEPFPDRRRERVATVAYQASKEIEQVLHHDNSLLYKPWQFRSYTPVARTLKTTYDELFLITKEKAFVRPTFFVENKHIYIPSLFAKISGVSKNDKEYFQRLKAVTSFDNSLLINTFPFTKEQKANFQYHYRDALDRGGKLHPDLIMNSHWWPHKRLPEGLQHGIAEAIIHTCESEMCKPIAKETKQDVALYVFAQLSQIPPNILEQLEKFDYSQDVPKIVIFNNEKSGELTRSDAVLLLFLNQIGVDVFHFNPTGRNDIEPYIEAGAFDSHWLEEVNFDLEFHGSSAYKNLSQTIKGLFRPFL; this comes from the coding sequence GTGTTCTCACGTTTTACACTTCAACCATGTGCATTAAAAGAAGAATCAGATTTAAAGCAATTTGAAGCGCTTTTAGAAAAACGCCCACAATATGAACTGACAGAGAATGAGATGAAATTTAGTTATATAGCGACTCGTATTCTTGGTGTTCCCAATGATGTAGATGAATATTTCAATGAGCTATTTGATTATAGTGAAGCAAAAGGGATCGAGGTTTTGCATGAACGAAATTTAAATAAGGTAATTGATCCCGAAAAACTGCGCCATATTCAAGAAGTTTTTACATTACATCAAGAAGCACCGAATGGACTTACAGTAAATAGACTTGTAGCCCATTTGTCTGGAAAACAACTATTACCGCAAGTAGACAATCCTGATTTACAGCATTATATACATACGACGTTTATTTCGGTATTAAAATTGTATGAAAAACAACATAATCAATCTTTAAAAACAGAAGGGTTCCGTCGTTTCTTAATCGATATGATTAAATTAAGTGAAAATTACGTAGCGAAGTGGTTCTCTACGATTAATTATAAGAAACAAATGCCGCGTATCGTTTGGTATGGTGATGCGCAGGAAAGTCGTATATATTTCTTATATTTTCTTATTATGCTCGGTTGTGATGTGCTTTATTATCACCCGGAAGGAAAAGATGGCTTTGAGATTATTGATGAAGAGGGAAGGACTTTTATTGTGTCTCATCCAGGTCGTATTTCTCTTGAACCATTCCCAGATCGCCGCCGCGAGCGTGTTGCAACAGTAGCATATCAGGCTTCGAAAGAAATTGAACAAGTACTTCACCACGATAATTCACTACTGTACAAGCCGTGGCAATTCCGTTCATATACACCTGTAGCTCGCACGTTAAAAACGACATACGATGAACTCTTTTTAATTACGAAAGAAAAGGCGTTTGTACGCCCAACCTTCTTTGTTGAAAATAAACACATTTATATCCCTTCTTTATTTGCGAAAATATCAGGTGTTTCCAAAAATGATAAAGAATATTTTCAGCGACTAAAGGCTGTTACATCATTTGATAACAGTTTATTAATTAATACATTTCCATTTACGAAAGAACAAAAAGCAAATTTCCAATATCATTACAGAGATGCATTAGATCGCGGGGGGAAATTACATCCAGATTTAATTATGAATAGTCATTGGTGGCCACATAAACGTTTACCAGAAGGTTTACAACATGGTATTGCAGAGGCAATCATTCATACGTGCGAAAGTGAAATGTGTAAGCCAATTGCAAAAGAGACGAAACAAGATGTAGCATTGTATGTTTTTGCACAGCTTTCTCAAATCCCACCGAACATTTTAGAACAGCTTGAGAAATTTGATTATTCACAAGATGTACCGAAAATTGTTATATTTAATAATGAGAAGAGTGGAGAATTAACTCGTTCTGATGCAGTTTTATTACTATTTTTAAATCAAATTGGAGTAGATGTATTCCACTTTAATCCAACGGGAAGAAACGATATTGAACCGTATATTGAAGCAGGAGCATTTGATTCTCATTGGCTTGAAGAAGTTAATTTCGATCTTGAGTTTCATGGTTCATCAGCCTATAAAAATTTATCACAAACAATAAAAGGACTATTTCGTCCATTCTTATAA
- a CDS encoding TerD family protein, with product MVIQLQKGQKIDLGKTSPGLTKAVIGLGWDIKSYDGGSDFDLDASAFLLDANGKCTKETDFIFYNNLQSPCGSVLHTGDNRTGEGEGDDEQLVVDLKKVPADVHKIAITVTIYDGEGRNQNFGQVANAFVRLANEETNEEVLRFDLGEDFSIETAVVFCELYRHNGQWKFNAVGSGFQGGLGALVRAYGLDA from the coding sequence ATGGTTATTCAGTTACAAAAAGGACAGAAGATTGATTTAGGTAAGACAAGCCCTGGTTTAACAAAAGCGGTAATTGGTCTTGGGTGGGATATTAAATCTTATGATGGTGGATCTGATTTTGATTTAGATGCATCGGCATTCCTATTAGATGCGAATGGAAAATGTACGAAGGAAACTGATTTTATTTTCTATAACAATTTACAGTCTCCTTGTGGATCTGTTCTGCATACAGGAGATAACCGCACAGGTGAAGGTGAAGGCGATGATGAGCAACTTGTTGTAGATTTGAAAAAGGTTCCAGCAGATGTTCATAAAATTGCTATTACAGTTACAATTTATGATGGAGAAGGCCGTAATCAAAACTTTGGACAGGTTGCAAATGCATTTGTTCGCCTAGCAAATGAAGAAACGAATGAAGAAGTTCTTCGTTTTGATTTAGGAGAAGATTTTTCTATCGAAACAGCAGTTGTCTTTTGTGAATTATACCGTCATAATGGACAGTGGAAGTTTAATGCAGTAGGAAGCGGTTTCCAAGGTGGATTAGGTGCGCTTGTAAGAGCGTACGGCCTGGACGCATAG
- a CDS encoding TerC family protein, which yields MSILQGILDTYAQFFDLDMWIKVLQDPVSWGLIGTLVVLEGLLSADNALVLAVMVKHLPEEKRKKALFYGLIGAYVFRFIAIGIGMFLIKLAWVKVLGALYLAWLSIKYFIDKRKGNAEEEEAHGMNQNSILFRMFGVFWGTVAMVELMDIAFSVDSVLAAFGVSNEVWILLLGGMLGILMMRGIAGVFLKLLERIPELETTAYILILIIAAKMLLSVIHIEISHMLFFIILVVAFGATFILHYMKNSGQAKEEVAATKNEHK from the coding sequence ATGAGTATTTTGCAAGGAATCCTTGATACGTATGCTCAGTTTTTCGACTTGGACATGTGGATTAAAGTGTTGCAAGATCCAGTATCTTGGGGATTAATTGGTACACTTGTTGTACTTGAAGGATTGTTATCTGCTGATAACGCACTTGTGTTAGCAGTAATGGTAAAACACCTTCCGGAAGAGAAACGTAAAAAAGCATTATTCTATGGACTTATTGGAGCTTATGTATTCCGCTTTATTGCAATTGGAATCGGAATGTTCTTAATTAAATTAGCATGGGTAAAGGTGTTAGGTGCACTTTACTTAGCTTGGCTTTCAATTAAATACTTCATTGATAAACGAAAAGGTAATGCAGAAGAAGAAGAGGCTCATGGTATGAACCAAAATAGCATTCTCTTCAGAATGTTTGGTGTCTTCTGGGGAACGGTTGCGATGGTTGAGTTAATGGATATTGCGTTCTCTGTAGATAGCGTACTTGCTGCATTTGGTGTATCGAATGAAGTTTGGATTTTATTATTAGGCGGAATGCTTGGTATTTTAATGATGCGTGGTATCGCTGGCGTATTCTTAAAATTGTTAGAGCGTATTCCAGAACTTGAAACGACAGCATATATTTTAATCTTAATTATTGCGGCAAAAATGCTGTTGTCTGTCATTCATATTGAAATAAGTCATATGCTGTTCTTTATTATTTTAGTTGTAGCGTTTGGAGCAACATTTATACTTCACTACATGAAGAATTCTGGACAAGCTAAAGAAGAAGTTGCAGCTACTAAAAATGAACATAAATAA